In Thamnophis elegans isolate rThaEle1 chromosome 13, rThaEle1.pri, whole genome shotgun sequence, one DNA window encodes the following:
- the LOC116516762 gene encoding immunoglobulin iota chain-like has protein sequence MGWAVVFLALLTYCTGINAQSAWTQPPSSSVSPGGTVTISCTTQSTNTIGWNQQKAGEAPRFVHCKSCNRGEGIPNRFTATQSGTTGSLTITNAEAGDEADYYCVSWNGAVNELHVERRRGGKGEIHSLERRDWPIELPTMSQAFLVSILLISFGPSLQQLRNLKDPEFVTPGGTVTISCRYDGGNLGDGNYPWWSQQFPGDKPRALIYTTSSRPSGVPARFSGSRSGNVMSLTITGALVEDEATYYCCVWTGSQSHSD, from the exons atgggttgggctgtggTCTTCCTTGCACTTCTCACCTATTGCACAG GCATCAATGCTCAGTCtgcttggactcagcctccctccagctccgtGTCCCCAGGTGGAACCGTAACAATCTCTTGCACAACCCAGAGTACTAACACCATTGGCTGgaatcaacagaaagcaggagaagcccCCCGTTTTGTCCACTGCAAAAGCTGCAACAGaggagaagggatcccaaatcggttcactgccacccagtctgggactacaggatctttgaccatcaccaatgcagaggctggagatGAGGCAGATTATTATTGTGTTAGCTGGAATGGTGCAGTCAATGAGTTGCACGTTG agaggaggagaggaggcaaGGGGGAAATCCATTCGCTTGAGAGAAGAGATTGGCCCATTGAATTGCCCACCATGTCCCAGGCATTTCTTGTCTCCATCCTCCTCATCTCCTTTG GCCCCAGCCTTCAACAACTGCGGAACCTGAAGGACCCAGAATTTGTGACCCCTGGGGGCACAGTTACCATATCTTGTCGATACGATGGTGGGAATCTTGGGGATGGCAACTACCCTTGGTGGTCCCAGCAGTTCCCTGGGGATAAACCTCGAGCTTTGATCTATACAACCAGTTCCAGACCATCGGGGGTTCCAGCCCGTTTCTCCGGGTCCAGATCAGGGAATGTGATGTCCTTGACTATCACTGGGGCTCTGGTTGAAGACGAAGCCACTTACTATTGTTGTGTCTGGACGGGTAGTCAGTCCCACAGTGATTGA